The proteins below are encoded in one region of Cucurbita pepo subsp. pepo cultivar mu-cu-16 chromosome LG10, ASM280686v2, whole genome shotgun sequence:
- the LOC111803447 gene encoding gibberellin 20 oxidase 1-D-like, translating to MGSTGTAAIPPTLLHNGNLPTEFVWPHADLAAIVDDPEELQEPLIDLAGFRRGDAAATADAAAMIRVACRNHGLFQVTNHGVDPDLIRAAYEQVEMIFKMPLGKKKSVGKKAGRVCGYSGAHADRFSSKLPWKETFSFEYCSDDSQRLHVLHYFKSFLGQDFEKTGWVYQKYCEEMTRTGLMIMELLAISLGVERLHYRKFFEDGRSIMRCNYYPPCENAALTFGTGPHCDPTSLTILHQDQVGGLEVFANNTWLSVKPRPDALVINIGDTFMALSNGAYKSCLHRAVVNRKRVRRSLVFFVCPKDDKVVQPPRDLVGREGPRQYPDFTWSDLLEFTQKHYRADVATLQSFVHWLRSSPSTNSI from the exons atgggtTCCACCGGCACCGCCGCAATTCCTCCGACACTGCTTCACAACGGCAACCTTCCGACCGAATTTGTCTGGCCACACGCCGACTTAGCCGCCATTGTCGACGACCCAGAAGAGCTTCAAGAGCCATTGATAGATTTAGCCGGATTCCGACGAGGGGACGCGGCGGCGACGGCGGACGCGGCGGCGATGATCCGGGTGGCGTGTAGGAACCACGGATTGTTCCAGGTGACGAATCATGGGGTGGACCCGGATCTGATAAGGGCGGCGTACGAACAGGTGGAGATGATATTTAAAATGCCAttggggaagaagaaaagcgTGGGAAAGAAGGCAGGGAGAGTGTGTGGATATTCAGGAGCTCATGCTGACCGATTCAGCTCCAAGCTGCCTTGGAAAGAAACCTTCTCTTTTGAGTATTGTAGCGATGATTCTCAACGCCTCCATGTTCTTCATTACTTCAAATCCTTCTTGGGACAAGACTTCGAGAAAACCGG ATGGGTATACCAAAAATACTGCGAGGAAATGACAAGAACAGGGCTAATGATAATGGAGCTTCTAGCAATAAGCTTGGGCGTAGAGAGGCTCCATTACAGGAAGTTCTTTGAAGATGGAAGGTCCATTATGAGATGCAATTACTACCCACCATGCGAGAACGCCGCCCTGACCTTCGGCACAGGCCCTCACTGCGACCCAACATCCCTCACCATCCTCCATCAGGACCAAGTTGGTGGCCTTGAAGTGTTCGCTAACAACACTTGGCTCTCTGTCAAGCCCAGACCAGATGCTTTGGTTATTAACATTGGAGACACTTTTATG GCACTGTCCAACGGGGCGTACAAGAGCTGTCTGCATAGAGCAGTGGTGAACAGGAAGAGAGTGAGGAGGTCATTGGTGTTCTTTGTGTGCCCAAAAGATGATAAAGTGGTGCAACCCCCACGAGATTTGGTGGGCAGAGAAGGGCCAAGACAGTACCCTGATTTCACATGGTCAGATCTTTTGGAGTTTACACAAAAACATTACAGAGCTGATGTTGCTACATTACAAAGCTTTGTTCATTGGCTGCGATCTTCACCTTCCACCAATTccatttga